The Leishmania infantum JPCM5 genome chromosome 17 genome segment gtggcggcgccgctgagaGCCCCCTcggccggcagcgccaacAAGCGCGAGAACCCGTTGGCGCACACTCCTCAAGAACTTTTCGGCGCAGCCTTGTTGTGCTCACTGCGAGGGCATCCACCTCGCGAGACATCTCTccgagcgctgccgccgtgcgcacgcgtctTGAGGAAGACCGGTGACGGGCTGCTGACGCGCCAGCCTTGTATGGATCCGGGCTGCCTTTCTCATTATTCCGCGCTGCGCGAAACGTGATCACAGCGGAGGTGAGGGAAGCTGTGGATGTGTCCCTCTGTGTTCGTGCTTCTCTGTGTCTGCACTCTGGGTCGGCGCGCCTTCTGCGTCCTCTacaccatcaccatcgtTAAGCGTAGCTGCGACCTCAGCTCAGCTCATCTTCCTGCCTTCTGCTTTCCTGTCCTTCGATTCTTGTCGCCCCtaacacccccccccccaggGTGTACAGTGCACGAGGGCACGCGGAGGCGAGGTTGGCGCGAACCGACAACTTCCACGCCCGGAGGGGTACGCACGTGTACTCCCACACGAGTGGGTAAGTGAACGCAGAGACGAAAGAAAGGAAGTCCGTGCAGCGCCCCAGCTGGTGCGCATCACTGGCGGCGGCTTGCTGTTTCTCTTTGGCTTTCGAAGTGAGTGGTGGGGAGAGGGTACTCGTCCCTCTACTACAGACTTGTTCCAcgcctccaccccctccccctgaATCTCTTTCCGCATCGGCCGTCGCTCGCCACatctttcctctctctctgccgtcTTGCTTCTGCTTCGCGCCTCTTGTGCCGGGGTCGGCAACAAAGCCGCTCGCGCCTTcacgctgccctcctcctcctcctccacacacacacacacacacaccgaccCGCGCCACCATggccacccgccgccgcccttcctGCAAGCCTTCCAACTCGCACAAGTCGCACCGCAAGCCTAAGCGCTCGTGGAACGTGTACGTCTGCCGCTCGCTGAAGGCGATCAACGCCCAGATGTCGATGTCGCACCGCACGATGAAGATCGTGAACTCGTACGTGAGCGACGTGATGGAGCGCATCTGCACTGAGGCTGCGGTGCTTGTTCGCACGAACAAGAAGCGCACGCTGGGTGCGCGCGAGGtgcagacggcggtgcgcgttgtgctgccggcggagctCGCGAAGCACGCCATGGCTGAGGGCACGAAGGCCGTGTCGAAAATGTGCCATTAGTTCTTTGTGTGCTGGAGCCATCCCTACACCGCTACGCATGCCGGCACACGTGCCTGCGATCTGCGTAGCGGTGCGCGCCTTCATGTGTGGGCTTTTGGGACCTGCCGTACGCCGGGTGGCAAAGGGGGGAAGAAGCGCAAGGTGGCCACGATGGCGACCATGGCGGAACatgcaggggagggggcggacgCGAAAGCTCTTTGGCGGATGAGGGGAACGCACACCTCGTGAACGTTGTTCGATGCCACCGCTTCCTCGTAGGAACATGCTGACatgctgccccccccccccacttcTCTTGTCTCCTGCTCATGGTCGGCGCCCCGCCCTCCGCTGCTTTCCTTTCGCTTCTCATCTTTTACGTCTCTGGTGCTTGTATTATTCACGCGACACACACAACGACCATCGCTCCATCcaccgtgcgcgtgtgtgcgggggaggcagcacgcacgcgccatGCCAGCGGGATGAATGTGAGGGTCTACGCGCTCCATGTGTGTTATGCCGTACGCAGCCGAAAAGGCAAGGAAAAAAGAGAATCCACAACTCGAAGGACAtgtacagcagcagcgagggatTCCATCATGCTTGTAGctgacgtgctgcgcgataGGCCACGGGATGTGTCCTGAGCGGCCGCTGGGCTGAGCTTGGCTGgactgtgtgtgcgtgtgtctgcctcAACCGACCCACACGAGTCTGGTcagccgcacacgcatctACGCTCGCTCGCACGAGCGCGTGGGTGTGAAGCAGACACCACTGCACCGTGAGCAACAGGCGCTGCATAGAGCGCGACATCTACGCTTACGCTGACGCGACTCCGCAgtcgttgccgtcgctgaAGTTCTCTGCTCATTCTGCTCTCtatccttctctctcgcctgtTGTACTTTACTCGCGGCagtttgtgcgcgcgcacacacgcacatatacacacacacacacacacacctgtgCTGCCTCGCGGCCATTTTCGGCACACCCACGTACTTGGTGATGGGTCTGTCTCTACCCGTTCGTCCTCCCCATCCGtacacgtgcgtgcatgcatggGTGCCAAAGCCCTCACCGTTTGGTCTCTCCGACTCGCGCTTCACATTctcagccccctcccccctcttccagactttccccttctctctcctcgtcttccCTGCCGCACTCTCGCTGGCAGGAGAaggtgcacagcagcagcagcagaggacTTGACGGGGCGCTTATTCGTTGGCTTCGTGTTGGccacgcggctgcggctctcTCACGCAGAGCCTGCTTGGCGTGTGtccgtctgtgtgtgtgtgtgtgcggcgcctcctctctaGGCACGCGCACTTTcccacgcatgcgcatgcgcacacgcatatgcaTCTGCACATAGGCATGCACgtatagagagagggacatCTTCACATCTATACACACGTCTGCAGACCCCTACAGGACACCACGCAGTCGAACCCGACGATGAGCCATGAAGGTCCAGCACTTGACCGTGGAGAACCTTGACGGTAATGGTGAGAGGGGAGCCTCGGCACCAGCAATACAGATACTGGTTCCGCCGCTCTTTAAGGGTGACGCCGCTGTCTTgagggctgccgctgttgccaatcacgacggcggcgccgttaCGAGGGCCTCATACTTGTCCATTTCGTCCTCCGTCAACAGTTCACAGTGTAGTTtcttcggcggcagcagctctgccgtcTCGCCGCTGGCCTCGACAAGCGTGTCACAGGCCAATGTCGACACCCCCAGCAGCACATACGAGGCGGCTGTCtgtgcggagctgcagcggctgctggagcgctgCGAGCAGTCTTGGATGCACACAATGCATATTCCGCGTGTTATTctgcgcagcgtcgctcTGGATCAGAactgcgccatcgccgcgaCGTGCGCCATGCTCATCATCTCCTGCATCCTCTATCCGATGACGCAGACGATCCTGTGCACGATATTGTTCTTTGTCCTCTACGGCctctgcgtgctgctgcaggcatACCACTTTTGGGCTCGCGTGACGGAGATGAAGTACCGCACCGCCTCTGTGACCAGggaggtgctggcgcgatggtggcgccggGTCCAGgagatgccgctgcgtcgcagcCAGACCgccgaggagcggcggcgcgtgttTATCGAGTCCTTCTCGCAGTTGCCGGCGAGCGCGTTCCGCATGGTGGCCGTCGTCGACGAGCGCACAGGCAGACTGAAGCACATCCACAAGAGCTTAATGGTGAAGATGTCCAAGCGGCTAGACGAGTCGACGCTGAAGGTGCGCTCTTACCTGGAGCCGACGAGCATCTGCAAGCTCGTCGACGTCATGCGCATCACCCTCGAGTGTGATGCGATTGTGCTGAAGCCGCTGACGGATCGCGCCCGaccaccgcggctgccgaaCCTGCTCCTATCCGACAAGCCCTTTgtggaggacgaggacaCAACGGACAGCAGCGACCACGAGCGCGAGTCGCGCACGGTGCTGGGCGGCGGCAACACGATCACCGTGTCGCACCACATGGAGTACTTTGTCCACCGCGTCTTTCTGCTCGTCTGGGCAGCAGTGATGGTGCTGACcatcggcaccggcgtcATGCTCTGCAAGTTTGTACGATTACCCCTCGGCGAGGGCGTCTTCCTGGACCCTGCCGTTGCGGCGCTGGGTCTGCTACCCCTCAACGCCATCGTGCTCAACCGCGTGCTCATCTTCTACGCCAATGTCTACCTCGACAAGCTTTTCCACTACATGGTGTCACGCCGCTCCTACGCGCTGGAGGATCGGCTGCCACGCTTCTCCTTCTGGTCTACGCTGGTGACGATGGCGCGGGTGGTGTGCcgcatgccgccgccgaacgGGGGCCGTAACCCACTTGTCTTCTCCACTTCTCTTGTCGACGTCTTCGGCATGGcaacggtggtggcgatgctGGATCAGACGGGGATTGTGACGGATATGGTGCTCGTCCCTAAGCAGGTGTTCCTGCTAAAGTCCGacccacagcagcagcatcagcatcAGCAGAGTTCTTCCAGCGGAGAaagcggcgacgatgacgatggtACGACGACTGTGAAGGGCTGCTTctcgcagcgcagcgagcgcgacgctcgtgagcgccgccgcgacatGCACAAGCAAATCAAGCGCAAGAAGTATCAGGAGCGCCGGTTTCTGGAGCTGCGGCTGATGCAGTCGACAAGGCAGGACCTGGCGGTCGAGTTCGCCGACGAGAAGGCTCGCCACAAGCACAACAGCCACCTCAAAcctctctgcctcgccaTCCTTGTGCACGCCCTGGCACGAGAGCCGACGCAGCTCGCGACGTGGACGGAGCCGTTCCGCTTCTGCGACCGCTCACTTCTGTGGGCGCGTGCAATGCACTGGATCCCGCGGGCGTGTGGCTTCCACGACAGAGTGGCACACAACTTCCTGATCCTTGCGCGCATCTTCGTGATCAGCACGTCCACCGGGAGCGGGTACCGCGACACCTACCCGGAGCAGGCGTGCTCGTACCTCGTCGagggcagcgatggcgcgctgcacctctTCACCATCGGTACGCCGTATCTCGTGTGCCACCACTCGACAACACACTGGACGGGAACGACGATAGAGGAGTTTGACGCCCACGATAAGGCGGAGGTGCTTTACATGGGTAAGCACCaatgggaggagggggcgacactagagacggtggcgctgtcgcacCGCATTTTGCCGGAGCGGTACCGCCGCTACGTCGCAACGCTACCGCGCCACGCGCACCACTACAACGAGTTTTTCTTTCGAAACGGCGCCGAGGTGAACAGCACTAcagcgaagaaggcgcaggtggagcggcggcatcgccgccagcagcgcgcggcggcgaaagCGGCTCGTAGTGgagtcgctgcgccgcacccgcaAGCCGCACCGCAGTCCGCCGATTCAAGGCAGGAACCGCGCGGGGAGAGCGGGACCAGCAGGTGCCGCGTCATGCGAcacgacggtggtggcgctgatACCGACGACGGAGCTCCCATACCGTCGGCGGccatgcagcgcgagcgcacCGAGGCGGCTGTGCGCGCAGGTGACAGGGAGATGGGCGCGGAGAAGGAAGTGGGTGCGGTGGGTGTCAGCGATGACAGCACCATGAGCTCCTACGACGCCGACAAGTGGGGCGGGGATAGAGACATCGCGGTTGACGAGTGCGACATCAGCGGCCGCGACATAgatcggcagcgccagctgtgcggcacgccccggcgccgctgccggtccgcaccgccggtgcgcagcacgcgGCCGGCGAacgtgcagccgccgcgcaaCCGCTCCTTTGGCGCCGCCCCGACGGACGTCGTGGCCGACATCGAGGGGGATGACTGCATCACTGTGAACACCTTCATCTGGCTCATGGCGACCACCTCTCACACGTTCCTTGGGCTGATCGGTTTGCAGGACTCCGTGCGCCCCAACGTGCAGAGCACCATGAGCTTGCTGGATGAGTCGGGTGTGCGCTGCATGTATTTCTACGCTGGCACGGAGCGCCAGACGAAGAGCTTCGGGAGCCGGGTCGGCTTGGACACGGACTGGAACTGCTGCATCTCGCTGAAGGaggacgccgtcgcgctggaCCCGCACAGCAttcgcgcgcagctgccgttCGGCATCAAGTCGATCCGCAAGCACATCCTGCATGTCGACCCGATTCCGCTTCAGGTGAGCCTGTTCTCGCACGCCCTCGGAGTGTCGAAGCGGGCGatgctgtcggtgctgcaggacaACCACgaagtcgtcgtcgcggtcgGCTCGGTGTTCAACCATAGCAACGTGCGCAGCTTCGTGCAGGCGGACTTGTCGATCGGCGTGCTCCCTACCAGACGCGGCACCAACGCGGATAAGGAGGGCGCGCTGAAACACACCCGCGTCGTGGAGCCGTCCGACTTTGCGGCGGCGAACAGCCTCAACCGCGATATCCCGCTCTACCGCAACGTGGCGGAGCTGATCGGTTGCAGCTGTTCCCTGCGGGCGCCGCCAACGACGTCCATCTTGCCGATTGTCGCCATGATGATTCGTCAGGCACGCCTGCGGCTCAGCGGCATCAGTAACGGCGCCGAGTTCGTCATGCACGCCAACTTCTTCCTTGTCATGGTGAATACCAGCTCGCTGATCGTCGgggtgccactgctgctgacgccCTCTGTGACGGTGTTTGAGCTCTACGTGCTCATCCCGATTTtggcgctgtgctgcactTACACGGCGTACGCCGGCATGGATGCGATGCGAGTGATGCCGTCGCGCCACAATCACTTCGTCCGCCGCGCAATCTTCCGGCACAGCGCGGTGGTGTGGTGCCTGCGCTACGCCATCTCGGTTGTGGCGCTCCTGGCGCTCGGCATCACTGCCTCCACGAAGCTGTGCAAGGTCAGAGTGCTGAAGCTAATCACAATGGAGGAGGCCACGTGCATGTCGTCTGGTCAGGGCTACGCCGCGCTCACCTTCAACTACTGGCTCATGGTGCACTGCTGGACGCACATTAGTCGTCATCACCCCATCTCCCTCACCTTCTCGCTGAAGCTGGAGCATGGACGCCGCTCCACGTACCTTTTCCGTTCCTTCCGCTGGGTCGCCGCGAGCTTCCTCGTGACGCTACTGAGCATCATCATCGTAGTCCTCGACACACCGAAGGCCGCCCTCCACCACGCCTTCTTCCCTTCTGTCCCGCACTTCattgtgtcgctgctgttccCGGTGCTCATCCTCGCACTGGACTGGCCCGTCAAGCGGTGGCGCGAGCGGCGTTTCACGAACATGCAGAAATTTCGGAAGCTGTCGTATGGGACGCGGCTTGGCATGCACTCGCCCCGCGGCGACTACGAACCGGAAGGCAtcacctacacacacaccagcaccgtcggcggcgctggtcgagaggaggcggcgccggcggagcgCGTCGGACTCCTCAAGCGCGTGAGCGAGTGGTTTTACCGCTTCAGCAGCATGCGTGGCGGGAAGCTGGAGCTGAACTGCGTGTGCTGCGACCACATCGGCGGCAACTACGCTACCTATCACACCACGGCTAACGTATAAGATTGCGGTTGGTGCGCACCGCGTGCGacgttgtgcgcgtgcgcgcatgcgatCTGCTCAgggatgtgcgtgcgtgcgcacaatTGGGTATCGCTTCCGAGTAGAGGGGCGGCGTCTTCCATCTTGGCTTTTTAATGTGTCTCGTTGCGCCATGGATGGGTGACGCGTCGCTCTCTGCGCCACCCATCCGATTTCTTTTTGACGGCATCCATgctccctcccaccctcgCACAGATACatcagcacgcacacgcacgccaccgtGAGCTGCCTGTCGTTGAGCGATACCGGCGCTCTTTGTGACTTTCTCTACCTGTcgcgttgtgcgcgtgcgctttCTCTCCTTAACTGCAGGTCGACAActccagcagcagacgcgtacagcacagcacagcacagcacagcacagcgcacacacgtgtgcgtatgcgtgcagGTGCAGTGCCAGGTGGAACGATGGCAGCTCTGCTGGCTTTCGCTGCCGCGTGCTCCTTGCACTCTCCCTCTACGACTGCCAGCGGCCTTGCCGTAGCATCTCCGCATCCGACCTCcctgcacgtgcacacagacaacacacacactccgTGCACACGTGTTCACGTGATCTCCCTTCATCACTACGCCCTGCTGCACTTGGATCTTGTTCGGCCTACCTTGCTCTCATTTCTCCTCGTCCTGGACTACACCGCCTCCACTCAACACAAACTATCGAAGTAGGGCGACGTGTGGCGGATTACCcattccctccctctcctcgcttcacgcacacacacacacacgcacgcaccatTGTCATCCTAATAATCATAACCAAGAGTTTTTGTGCTTCGTGATAGGCTTCTGTGGCGGacatggagctgctgctgactcTGCCGTCCCCTCTGGAGGGGATCGAGCGCTACGTAGTGGGTGACAGGCTCCAGctgacgctggaggaggccggCGAGCTCTCTAGCCGCTACCACGCAGCGGTGGAACTGCaccttcgcagcagcagcagccgcgaagCCGTGAGGGatgaggcggcagaggatgGCATTGTGTCAGCTCTCACGTTCGCCCTGCGCCTCTTTAACGCCGAGAACTTCTCGGGCGAGCTCAccgcggcggagagggcACGCTACGGTGCCGTCTTGAACCACTTTGGCGGAACTCTGCCCAAAGGCTACGAGGGCCCGGATGGGAGGAACAGCGAcaacgaagaggaggcggcagcgccggttTCCACGTCCCCGGTGGCTCCTTCCTCGGCCACGGCTCTGACCGCCGCTCAGCGCGAGCGGCTGCAAGACCTGTTTCTCCAGCGGCTGCTGACGACGGATGGCGAAatgccggtgccggcgatGCGCCTTCCTGGCCTTCTCCTTTGCATTATCAGTATTGCCAAGGCAGAGCTCGAGCCGggtgtgccgctggtgccgctgacCTCCCCGTGGCGTCTGCGCGCTTTCTTCCGCCACCAGCTATGCCTCTCCCATCGCTCCAACACGGTCTTTCTGGCGTTGGCGGCATgcgtcgacgccgtgctgcggctgccgagcGAGGAGCAGACGGTCGAGatgctgctggaggtgggCCAGGTGCAGGGCTACTACCACCGCCGCGATCTGGCAAAGATTACGTTCGAGGCGGCCATGCGCCTTAGCGGGCTGCGCGTGGAAGAGACGTCGATGATGGGGGTGCGCACCCGCTGGCAGCAGAACCAGCATGTCCAGATGGTGCTGAACGCGACAAGTAGCCGCCCTGTTCCTCCCCAGTCCATGCTGGAGGAACAGCCGAAGACGATCATGACGGAAAAGGACGGCCACGACCTGCTCGACCGACCCCGCGAGACGCCCGAGGCGGCTCTCCAGCCCCTCACCCCGCTCCACCCTGAGGACAAGGCAATTCTCCTTGCTCTCTGCATGGATATCCGCAACAACAACCCCGACCACGGGCTCACGCGGCACCACATGATGACGTACATCGAGCGGCTGCTAGCGGACCCGGCCCCGTCGCCGTTCATGGTGCGGTGCCAGACGCTGTtgatgcgcgcgcgcctcgaATCACGGCGAAATCGTGTGCAGGAACGCGCGTTCATGCAACTCACCGAGTTAGTGGAGCAGTactcggcgcgccgcgaccCCACGCACGAGGTTTTTGGGCGGACGGCCAGCGACTACTTCTACAGCGTCGCCTTCCCGCCGGTGTGGGCGCTCAAGCGCGAATACGCGGGCTTTTGTTTCGAGGAGACGCTCTACAAAACGGCGCTGGATGTGTACGAGCAGATTCTGGACTGGGAGTGCATCATCGAGTGCTGCAAGAAGCTCGacaagcggcgccgcgctgagAGTCTGGCGCGCCAGCTGTTGGAG includes the following:
- a CDS encoding histone H2B produces the protein MATRRRPSCKPSNSHKSHRKPKRSWNVYVCRSLKAINAQMSMSHRTMKIVNSYVSDVMERICTEAAVLVRTNKKRTLGAREVQTAVRVVLPAELAKHAMAEGTKAVSKMCH